The genomic interval CATTGCAATGAGCAACTGTAATCTGAACTGTAATCTGAACTTCATTGTCGGAACAGCGGTGCTGGAAAAGGCTTCAACCTTTTTCTGTGATGTTCTATACGATCCTACAGCTGAGGCACCCACGCATGGAACAGAATCATGGCCTTATTTGGGAATGGAAGTGGGCTGCCCGAATGTTCCCCCCTGCGTCTGTGCTAAGcagacaaaatacaaaatatagacACACAAAGGCTTGCATGATTAATTTATCCGAGTATTATTGCAGAAATTGAATGTGGAAATGTTGCCAAAGCTAATACAGAGCCTTTTTGGTATCCATTGTACATGGTAGAAagagttttttgggggggaatggCTGCAACCAGATAAAATGTGCTGGAAAACCATGATGCAAAGAAGAGTGGCGTTCAAGAAAAACATACAAGAACTGGGCTTTGCTCCTTGAATGGGTTAGGGTAAGAGTGTTGCTGAAAAAATGCATCAGAGGACATCAACATGACCTCTTTAAATGTAGCCCATCATGCTCATGACGACAAATGTTGCGCCATGCTGACCTCTAGCGGATGATATAAATATTGCAGAAACACCTTTGCGATACAGTGAATGGGGAAATTCCCTTCCATTATTATGCACTACTGCAAACTACAGCCACAATAATTAACATATTACATAAGTAACTACATAAGTGTAGTTTTCATATTTGTAAATGCATAAAGTTATTGGATGTTTTCCTTACTGCTGTGGTGGTTCAGTTTTAGTCATAATGTCACCAACATTTTTTCTGTACCTCCACCGTTTTGGGCAGGGTCTTTGTGGCATAACATAAAAGTGTGAGGCAATCACTTCCCCTTTTTTGTACCGCATAAGTCAAACAACTGAATGTTAACCTCAGCCTGAGAGTGGCAGATGTTCGTATACAACTGCCACCTAAACTGCATGGCGTTGAAGCCACGGTACCACAGTCTGTTGTTTGCAGAGTGGAGTGATGCCACCACAGGTCCCACCTTGGTCTGACCTGCCGTCCTAATGCACATACTAGGAGGAAGACAAAAGACaaggtaattcattcattcattttctaccgcttatcctcacgagggtcgcgggcgtgctggagcctatcccagtggaatcccggtggaatcaaactcgggtctcctaagtgtgtggcctgcgcacacAAGGTTTATGATattctttattgttattttcatcATGGTGCTACACATTTAAGGTGACATTCATAAATCATAACAGGAAATCCCTCTGGTCTGGCACCTTTGTAGCCTCGTTAACGTCTGAAGTTACACAAAGTTGCAGATTTGGTTTTGACACTGCAGTGTTTATACGATTGAAGTATTTTCCCATTGCATATTTTTTatcttgtgttatttttttctctatttgcTGCAAGTTTGCCGCTGTGAGCTACTGCAAATTTGtctttcttctcttcttttttccTTAATTTTAGTCTGCCATTCCACGTGTAGTAACTAACTGTGAGTGTGCACTAAATGACAGAGGAACTATAAAATCAGGCCACCATCTCTGTGGGTGAAAGTCTTCATAGGCCTAAAGAGGAAGGGAGGTTCTTGGTTTACCGGCAGGAGGAAGACAGATTACTGTTACGCTGTGCTGTTTCCTGCTGTAATCACACCACGGATAAAGAATCATTTATGATATGACTATTTTTGGCAtcaaatgcacacacaaaacTAGTTGATTTATGGCTGTTTTCATGTGATGGAAGGAATGATGCTGAATGCATCCCGGTCATGGAGCGGCTCCTTGGCGACCACATCATGCGACCACCATATGATAGAGTGGGAGGAGCTCATGGACAAAATGTACACATACTTCTACCTGCTGCTCTTCATCCCAGGGTTGCTACTCAATACCATAGCTTTGTGGGTCCTCTGCAGACACGtcaggtgcacacacacacacacacacacacacacacacaattacatgTCTTGACATGGTTCACTTGtttgtattgtgtttgtgtgacagAAAGAAGACCAAGACGGTGATCTTCATGATCAACTTGGCCTTAGCAGACCTGATCCACACCCTCTCTCTGCCACTCAGGATTTATTATTACTTGACACATACATGGCCTTTTGGACATAATATCTGCTTGCTATGCTTCTACTTAAAGTACCTCAACATGTACGCAGCCATTGGATTCCTGGTAAGGAGCAACTGTGAGAatggactctttttttttttttttcaaggttgTCAAAGGCAATTTATCCATacacataataattaataaggcTGAAAATTCACCACTAATCAATTTCTTAGAAGATCAAAATGATCTTAGAAATCTGTCAAATAGGACACAGAATGATTCATAACATATGGATACTTTACAgagaataaaattacaaatgtaaagtaaaaaaaatagtatccTCAATACTTGATTAAATGGCAGCCAGAAAGTGTTTttcagatgtaaaaaaaattatatctaaaccataataaagccaaaatgggaagaggctttttttttctgtggagCTAAAGACCAACCTGTTTCATAAACGATCACAACATATTGTTGGCTCATAAGTTAATAAGGAGGTTATGCTTTCTTATCCAGTTTGATAAAACATGCAGGAAACCTTTAGTCATTCAAAAtggcttttattgtttttgtcttaGATGTGCATCAGTGTGCAGAGGTGTGTCTTCCTGCTCCACCCCTTCGCCACTCGAAGGTGGAGGAGCCGCTATGACCTCGCCATCAGCGTCCTAGTGTGGGTGCTGGTCGGTCTCGCCTGCTCCCCTTTCATCATCATGCGGGCGAGCAGCAGTGACTCTCCCACATTTGGAACTTCTCAGGCTGTCTTCAACACATCCGCTTTCCTGCATGCCACCTCCACCCAACGGCCCGCAGCTTACATCACGCACAACGTGACGTCTTTGAACCAACCACCGAGCGCCAATGCAGCACAAGTCCGCTGTTTTAAAGACTTGCCTATGCGCCGCGTTCCCGTCCTTCTGGCTGTCACCTTGATGGTGCTGGCTGAGCTGTTTGGTTTCCTGATTCCTTTGGCGTCCATTAGCTGTAGCTCCATCTGCATCAGCCGCTCCCTCTACCACAACCAGGCATCAGACAACTCGCTGAGGCATCGCTCCTCATTCACCAGCGCTGACAACAACAACCATGACAGGCAGCAAAGTACCGGGGAGAAGCGGCGTGCCTTGAGGATGGTGCTGAGCTGCTCTGTCGTCTTCCTGTTGTGCTTTGCCCCGTACCACATGAACTTCCTGTTGTATCTCATGGTACAGCAGGACCTTGTATCAGACTGTGCCTTCAGGCTGGCTGTGCTCCAATTCCACCCCGTGTCTCTGTGTCTGGCCAGCCTGAGCTGCTGCCTCAACCCTCTGCTCTACTACTTCCTCACTGCAGAATTCAGGCTGCACCTTAGCAGGCGCTCGTCCACGTCAGTCAGCTCCCATACGGCGGTCACACACAGATTGTTGAGTTTTGAGAGTAGCTTTTGAGAAGCTGAGTGACTCAACTGAAATAAAACACGTGAGGATGAACACATCTTGACGCATTTTGTGGGACTAACGAGATCAACGTCAAGATCAACTGACCGAAACATTCTTTGACCTTAAATCCTCCCTGGGGAGCTCAGGAAAGGAAACGGCAGTCCCAGCAGATGTTCTCTACTGGTGGTCAGCTCATCTGATTTTAACTATCTGGAACTCTGAAATATGTTAGCCCGACGACAATCTACAAATAAAGCtttttgtgctcatttttgggcccttttgtattgagttgtggactcctgtagagcagctacacacaataaccataatctattccagctgtatttccagacaaaacatattttaatttattccacccacgtccatacgccatataaggaagtctgcccctctgtgacatcacaaagaggcactTTTACCACCTATTTTGAAACTAAGCATTtggaaccatcccaaacttctttaagggttcacttccaaatgcacaaacctcatttaacacgagaaaacaacattctaactacatttatggagTCTATTACACCCAAGCATATAATCCTACATCTTGGGAgtcaaatgtattcatttattcatcagaACAAAAATATCTTGCATTTGACTTGCTGCTAAAGAACTGTCATAAAAAATCCTTTCTATGGACGGGTGGCCGTGACAAGCACCAAGTTATGCGGGCCCTCGCCCTGTCAAGATGGAGGGAGTGCGGCACACATTTCTATGTAATTTATTGTCTGATTTAGCAAGGATAATTATGTCATACTTTACAGTTAGACATAACACAGGCTGCAGAAAGTCATGCAACATTATATCATCACCCACATCAATCTGATAGCACGCTGACAAGCACAAACTGACTGCACTATGATCCAACTCCGAGCACTTACTGAATGCACTCAGACGGCAGGCTGGGCTTGTGCTCCAACCCGAGGAGAGACGCCCGTGAGAGCCTCATCTTATCGGCTTTGACTGCAAAACAAACCAGCTGTGAGTTCATTTTCATCTTGATGGCAGTTGCAGCCGTTCCTCAAAACCATAAACCACCTGGTTCTGACTCCGGCTTTCACCACAACATCAAGTCACCAGAGATATGCACACGTCTGATTTCCTTTTCTTGCCTTGAATCGCAGCACCTTTTGTTGTGAAAGAATTACTTAATATGTAACAAAAATGtctgtttcctttttttaaacaatttaaaaatacagtaggAAATGGTTTTATCCAATGGAAACATGCCCTTGAACAGAATAACAGTTCAGAAAATTCCTGTAAACCCCTCCCCCTTATTCACAGGAAACTCCGGGGGCTGAATAGCTTCTGCAGCAGACAGGCACGTGAAACAAAGACAGAGACACATAAAGGCATCATACGGAAATAGTGATATGAGAACAAAAAGCAGCTGGAGGGCCAAGCAGCAAACATGGAAAGTGAATGAGAGTGTGGAGAAGCATTGGGATGACTGATGTTTCTCCTTCCTGATGCTAGAAGGCTTCAAGGTTGAAGACAGAGGTGAGATACTGGAGTTGGTAAATATATTTCCTACGACTGAAGACAAAGTGTGTGGTTTGGTTTCTACAAGAGTTGGATGCTTGGAATGTGAAGGAATGACTCATGTGAATTTGTGCTGGGAGGAATgggagttgtgtgtgtgtgtgtatgagagacCCCATGTCCACTACACGCATGCTCGTGTCACTGTGGTTGTGTTGGTACAgtacacgtgcacgtgcacggaGTTCCGCGTTGGGTCCACACTTCCTCCCACAGACAAATGATAAGAAATGTGTGAGATGTTAGTCTATTCAAGATGGTTTCCACTCAGATGCTTATTTGTATGATGGTATTCTGTAGCTTaagcatttttatacattatgtGTTCAATTGCACTCAATATTctgggtacacactggactggtggccagccaatcacagggcatttacagacaaacaaccattcacactcacattcatacaatttaagtcaccaattaagttaacatgcaaactccacacagagatgcacaaatggagattcaaacccataTCTACTCTCCTGTGGCCACCATGCTATCCACTAGTCCACTGTGCAGCACTATCCAAATATAATTTCAATCACACATCCATAATATTAACCTCtccagttattattatttgccttagaaataaatattttttgaaaaatgtgacttttaagATGAGCTACCTGGAAAAGATTTTTAGACTCACTGAGTGCTATGAAAACCCCCAAAGCACGttaattatgacaaaatatgaaaCTTAGGGGGTAGAGCATTTTCAGTGTGGCTTGTGTGACCTGTTTGTGGTGTGTGTTGAGGTAGGACTCATCATTCTTTCAGGGTGTATCAGTGTGGGGGGGCTTTCACACAGTTGGGTATCTCGTGCAGGTGCAAACGTGCTCAAAATAGCAACTTTccatatgatttttaaaattgacataagaataaaagtatttattttcccATCTAGTCCACTAAGATGACTCAATatttcattgtttattattgatatttatattaaatatataaatatctatatCTCCCCACGTTGGAGATGATACAACAGGCAcaatcaaacctgcaataaaagcatgttattctggtgatcaagtctggtgtttgtgtgtctcaccaaacattatcATACATACAaagattatatttttttaatgaccataATAGAGATTTCCTAAGGTTTTATTCCCGTATTTGCGTGATTCTTTGTGCCGAGATGTTTGTCACGGTGTCATTGTTGGCTGATTTGCATGTGGACATGCATTACGTTAAAGAGCGCAGCGTTATCATTGTGGCTTTGCATATGTGTTGCAAATACCACCGCAAACGCTGTCACCAGATATGTTTATGTGCATGATATGATAAGTTACTTTCTAGTCGGTTGTTCTCAGAGCAAAACAGACTACCGGATGGATACAGAGCTTCCTgcactgtattgtactgtactgtacacgcCGCTGGTGTGGATGTGGGgtcatttttttctcctctacTTATTTTGAAGTCAACATATTTTGTCTCTCTTCCATGAAGGGAACACTGACCTTTCAACTTGTATGACCTCTTCCTCACCATGATGGACTATGACCAGACTGTGATCCTGATGCAAGCTCAGAGTGGATCTCCAGTGTATCGTGTCCGTAGCGATTAGTGAGTTCAAGATGAATGACAGCTGCAAAAACACGGGGGAGCTGAGGACGTATCAGCACCATATGTATGCGGTGGTGTACAGTGTCATACTGGTTCCGGGCTTGCTGGGGAACATCCTGGCGTTGTGGGTGTTCAGGGTTTACGTCCGGGAAACCAAGAAGGCTGTGGTGTTCATGATGAATCTGGCCGTGGCTGACTTGTTACAGGTACGACTCTTCTCAATGCATCGTAGCTGGACTGATTGAGATATGAGTTCTAATTGCTCCTGATACTCCATTCAGGTCCTGTCTCTGCCTCTGAGGATCTACTACTACCTGAACAACAGCTGGCCATTTGGTCACACCCTCTGCATGATCTGCTTCTATCTGAAGTACGTCAACATGTATGCTTCCATTTTCTTCCTGGTGTGCGTGAGCGTGCGTCGCTGTGAGCTCATCATGCGACCGCTGAGGTACAACACCTCCAGAAGAACGGCGGATGTGGTCGTATGCACCTTGGGATGGCTCCTGGTTTGCCTGTGCTGTCTGGCCTTCCCTCTGCTGAGACACATGGACCCTGACAATAACATCTTGACTTCAGAAGCGGGGGCCACCCTCCCTGGAGCTGACGAGGTGTGCTTCTCGGAGCTGCCCATGCAAACGGTCAGCTCATCGGCAGCCTGGGCTATCTTGATCATCGCCGAGCTCTTAGGTTTCATCATCCCGTTTAGTCTGGTGTTAGCCTGCACCTGCCTAACCGCAGGGAGTCTTCGGAGGCCAAAAGCCGGGGCCATTCCTGACCGTGGGGAGAAGCGCAGGGCTTTGAGGATGACTCTTAGCTGCGCCGCTGTCTTCCTCGTGTGCTTTGCTCCTTATCATATCACCATGCCTCTGGATTTCTTGGCCAAAGCCAATACGTTGAGTAGCTGTGCCCTGAGGGTCCTGATTCTGAGATGTCATCCCGTCACACTCTGCTTGGCCAGCCTCAACTGCTGCCTGGACCCCATCATGTATTACTTCACTACCAATGAATTCTGGAAGCGATTGAGCAAACCGGACATAACGGTTTCGGAGAACGGGACTTCCAGCAGGCCTGTTTCTTGACAAAGTGGAGGACTTGATGACTTGTTGAAGGACCGTTTTAGTGCACCATTTTCTACTTCTGGTAACATTGGAgttttggaggaggaggagccgaTTGCCTTTACCAGAAAAGCGAAGTTGTGTCATTTAAAAggttttcaaattgtattaaaaaaatgtggacAGCAGTGTACTCTGGCATCGACAAGGGTGATTGCCGAAGAGCCCGCGATGAAGGTAGAGTCTGTAGAGCAGTTTCCTCGCCCCTCTAAAAAGTGAAAGAGTGCGATAATGCATTGTTTGCCTCTTCTTCCTGTATTTTTGAGTCATACCTACGTGTTGAACAACTGtgtgctatgtgtgtgtgtgtgtgtgtgtgtgtgtgtgtgtcaagaaggccttctGTTAGACGCTATTAGACGGAAATACACCCGTTAGTCAGCTTTCCAATTCATTCGCACAAAGATGAGCAGCAAACATGAAATTAAGTGGGTAAATTCTACTTTATTGAAGTGAGATCAGGTAAATATTTACACGTATTTGTTGTGTATCTAATACTCATGTAGCTGCTTCTGTTACAAagttgaggaaaaaaacattttcaaacacacttcctgtgtgaTTGTCTTTCAGTGTGACGCCGTTGAAAATAGTCTATGTCCAGGGCCCTGCAATAAGCATGCTTTTTGACACAGAAATTCATATATTTccattttaaaattcatttgaGTAATAGTGAATCTACATGAACTTATATATTAAGCCTTTTGAGGACGGCGGGGATACAAGAATTGAAATTATCTGAACAAAATAGGAGAATATTCCACTTTGAAAGTGAAGGTTTTTGACACAAAGGGGGGTTAACACAAGCACTGGTCATATAGGGCGCTATACTTCACCATCAGGTATGACATCATTAAATACACATCATACAGCAGG from Doryrhamphus excisus isolate RoL2022-K1 chromosome 23, RoL_Dexc_1.0, whole genome shotgun sequence carries:
- the p2ry10 gene encoding putative P2Y purinoceptor 10 isoform X1, giving the protein MEGMMLNASRSWSGSLATTSCDHHMIEWEELMDKMYTYFYLLLFIPGLLLNTIALWVLCRHVRKKTKTVIFMINLALADLIHTLSLPLRIYYYLTHTWPFGHNICLLCFYLKYLNMYAAIGFLMCISVQRCVFLLHPFATRRWRSRYDLAISVLVWVLVGLACSPFIIMRASSSDSPTFGTSQAVFNTSAFLHATSTQRPAAYITHNVTSLNQPPSANAAQVRCFKDLPMRRVPVLLAVTLMVLAELFGFLIPLASISCSSICISRSLYHNQASDNSLRHRSSFTSADNNNHDRQQSTGEKRRALRMVLSCSVVFLLCFAPYHMNFLLYLMVQQDLVSDCAFRLAVLQFHPVSLCLASLSCCLNPLLYYFLTAEFRLHLSRRSSTSVSSHTAVTHRLLSFESSF
- the p2ry10 gene encoding putative P2Y purinoceptor 10 isoform X2; this translates as MMLNASRSWSGSLATTSCDHHMIEWEELMDKMYTYFYLLLFIPGLLLNTIALWVLCRHVRKKTKTVIFMINLALADLIHTLSLPLRIYYYLTHTWPFGHNICLLCFYLKYLNMYAAIGFLMCISVQRCVFLLHPFATRRWRSRYDLAISVLVWVLVGLACSPFIIMRASSSDSPTFGTSQAVFNTSAFLHATSTQRPAAYITHNVTSLNQPPSANAAQVRCFKDLPMRRVPVLLAVTLMVLAELFGFLIPLASISCSSICISRSLYHNQASDNSLRHRSSFTSADNNNHDRQQSTGEKRRALRMVLSCSVVFLLCFAPYHMNFLLYLMVQQDLVSDCAFRLAVLQFHPVSLCLASLSCCLNPLLYYFLTAEFRLHLSRRSSTSVSSHTAVTHRLLSFESSF
- the gpr174 gene encoding probable G-protein coupled receptor 174, producing the protein MNDSCKNTGELRTYQHHMYAVVYSVILVPGLLGNILALWVFRVYVRETKKAVVFMMNLAVADLLQVLSLPLRIYYYLNNSWPFGHTLCMICFYLKYVNMYASIFFLVCVSVRRCELIMRPLRYNTSRRTADVVVCTLGWLLVCLCCLAFPLLRHMDPDNNILTSEAGATLPGADEVCFSELPMQTVSSSAAWAILIIAELLGFIIPFSLVLACTCLTAGSLRRPKAGAIPDRGEKRRALRMTLSCAAVFLVCFAPYHITMPLDFLAKANTLSSCALRVLILRCHPVTLCLASLNCCLDPIMYYFTTNEFWKRLSKPDITVSENGTSSRPVS